The Ornithinimicrobium sufpigmenti genome includes the window AGCACCTCCAGGTCGCCGAAGCTCTTGTGGACGTCCTCGGCGCGGACGAGGATCTCGTTGGTGCTCTTCATGTGCGCTCCTGAACCTGCGGGACGATGGCCGGGTCCTCGTCGATGCCGTCGGCGTCGCCGTTGCGACCCTTGGCCTTCTTCTTGCTGGTTCCCCGCGTGGCGATGTCGCTCTTGCCGTAGTAGTTCTCGACGTGGTGCTGGACGAAGCTCAGGATCGACACCACGACCAGGTACCAGATGACCGCCACCAGCAGCAGCGGGATGGTCTGGAAGGTCCGGTTGTAGACGGCCTGCACGGTGTACAGCAGGTCGTGCATCGCGATCACCGACACCATGGCGGTGGCCTTGACCATGCTGATCAGCTGGTTGCCCGTGGGCGGGATGATCGACCGCATCGCCTGCGGCAGCACGACCCGGCGCAGCGCCGTCGTCTCGGTCATGCCGTAGGCCTTCGCCGCCTCGCGCTGGCCCCGCCCGACGGACAGCAGCCCGCCGCGGATCACCTCGGCCATGTAGGCGCCCTCGTTGAGGCTCAGCCCGAGGATCGCCGCGGTCAGGGGCGTGATGAGGTCGTTCGTCTCCCAGCTCACCAGGTCCGGGCCGCCGAAGGGTATGCCGATGCTCAGGGTGGGCAGCAGCGCCGCCAGGTTGAACCAGAAGATCAGTTGCACCAGCAGCGGCGTGCCCCGGAAGAACCAGAGGTAGGCGTCCGCGACCGCGCGCAGCAGGCGGTTGTTGGACATCTTCATCACGGCGAAGATCACCCCGAGGACCATGCCGATCAGCATGGAGACCGTCGCCAACCAGAGCGTGGTCCACAGGGCCCGCATGATCGAGGGGGCGAAGAGCCACTCGCCCACGACGTCCCACTCGAAGTTGGGGTTGGTGATCAGCTGGTGCACCAGCATGGCGACCAGCAGCAGCACGACGGCGCGGGTGGCCCACTGGCCCCAGTTCGGGTGGGTCTTGGCGTGCGCGACGTCCACCCGAGTGGTGGCCGTATCGGTCGGGCTGGTCATCACGACGTCGCCAGGTTCATGCCGGGCTCCTCGATCATGTTGTCACCGAGGTTCCACTTGGTCATGATCTCCTCGTAGGCGCCCGACTCGAAGAGCACCGTCAGGGTCTCCATGAGCAAGGGCCCGAGCTCGGAGTCCTTGGCGACGACCGCGCCCTGGTAGAGCGTGTCGAAGCCGTTGTCCTGACCCGTGGCGGCCAGCTCCAGCTCACCCTCGGCCTGCTCGACGAAGTAGGTCAGCGGCGCCTGCGAGGAGAAGAAGGCGTCGGCGCGACCGGAGCGCACGGCGAGGATGGACTGCGGCTGGTCCTTGAAGCTCATCACCTCGACCGCCGGCTCACCCTCGTCCTCGCAGGTCTGGGACTGCTCCTGGATGACCCGCTCGGCGCTGCCGCCGGCCTGCACGGCGATCTTCAGGCCGCAGGTGTCCTCCAGCGCCTGGATGTCGTTGGGGTTGCCGTTCTCCACGGCGAAGACGACGAACTCCTGGACGTAGTCGACGAAGTCGTTCTGCTCCTGGCGCTCCTTGAAGTCACCGACGGGGCCGAAGGCGAAGTCGAAGCGGCCGGACGACATACCGGTCAGGATGGAGGACAGCCCGTCGGCGGTGACGTGGTTCATCTCGATGCCCCAGATCTCACCGACGGCGTCGGCGAGCTCGGCGCTGGCGCCCTCGACGTTCCCGCCCTCGTGCACGATCGTGTACGGGGGGAAGGAGCCGGAGTTGACCGCGGTGATCTCGCCCGCCTCGGCATACTCGGCGGGCAGCATCTCGCGGATGCGGTCGACCTCGGCCTGGTCGATCTCGTCGAGGACGGACCCGCTGGCCTCGACCTCCTCGCCGCCGTCGGTGTCGACCTCGACAGGGTCGGAGCCGCAGGCGGCCAGGGTCAGGGTGGCGGCCGTCAGCAGGGCGCCGAACCGCAGGGTGTTCTTCGTGCTCTTCATGGCAGTGCTCCTCGAGGGGAAAGGGTCAGACGTTGAGTTCAGCTGAGGGAGGGGGGCGCGAAGCGCATGTTGGCCAGGACGGGGAGCTTGGCGCGGACGTCGTCGACCCGCTGGGTGTCGATGTCGGCGAAGATCAGCGCCTCGTCCTCGGCGGCGGCGGAGACCACGCGGCCCATGGGGTCCACGACGCAGCTCATGCCGACGTTGCGCTGGGAAATCTCCCCGCTGCCCACGACGTAGACCGTGTTGTCCAGCGCGCGCGCAGTGCACAGCGTCATCCAGTGGTGCTCCTTCATCGGGCCACGCACCCAGGCGGCGGGGACCAGGATCACCTGGGCACCGGCGAGCGCCAGGTGGCGGGAGTGCTCCGGGAAGCGCAGGTCGTAGCAGGTGGCGAGCCCGAACCGCACGCCGTCGAGCTCGACGACCGGGGGGAGGTCGTTGCCGGGGATGACCTTGTCCGACTCCTTGTCGGCGAAGGCGTCGTACAGGTGCAGCTTGTCGTAGCGCTCCACCACCTCGCCGTCGTCAACGACGAGGAAGGAGTTGAGCACCTTGA containing:
- a CDS encoding amino acid ABC transporter permease, with protein sequence MTSPTDTATTRVDVAHAKTHPNWGQWATRAVVLLLVAMLVHQLITNPNFEWDVVGEWLFAPSIMRALWTTLWLATVSMLIGMVLGVIFAVMKMSNNRLLRAVADAYLWFFRGTPLLVQLIFWFNLAALLPTLSIGIPFGGPDLVSWETNDLITPLTAAILGLSLNEGAYMAEVIRGGLLSVGRGQREAAKAYGMTETTALRRVVLPQAMRSIIPPTGNQLISMVKATAMVSVIAMHDLLYTVQAVYNRTFQTIPLLLVAVIWYLVVVSILSFVQHHVENYYGKSDIATRGTSKKKAKGRNGDADGIDEDPAIVPQVQERT
- a CDS encoding ABC transporter substrate-binding protein, translating into MKSTKNTLRFGALLTAATLTLAACGSDPVEVDTDGGEEVEASGSVLDEIDQAEVDRIREMLPAEYAEAGEITAVNSGSFPPYTIVHEGGNVEGASAELADAVGEIWGIEMNHVTADGLSSILTGMSSGRFDFAFGPVGDFKERQEQNDFVDYVQEFVVFAVENGNPNDIQALEDTCGLKIAVQAGGSAERVIQEQSQTCEDEGEPAVEVMSFKDQPQSILAVRSGRADAFFSSQAPLTYFVEQAEGELELAATGQDNGFDTLYQGAVVAKDSELGPLLMETLTVLFESGAYEEIMTKWNLGDNMIEEPGMNLATS
- a CDS encoding nitrilase-related carbon-nitrogen hydrolase, encoding MTVKVAVAQMRVAKEPDANLEAIGRFAEQAAAGGARLLVLPEGLISRDAQDPNATQTGAQAADGPFVRGLQEISQEHGVALAGTVHLKEDADAVKVLNSFLVVDDGEVVERYDKLHLYDAFADKESDKVIPGNDLPPVVELDGVRFGLATCYDLRFPEHSRHLALAGAQVILVPAAWVRGPMKEHHWMTLCTARALDNTVYVVGSGEISQRNVGMSCVVDPMGRVVSAAAEDEALIFADIDTQRVDDVRAKLPVLANMRFAPPSLS